One segment of Triticum aestivum cultivar Chinese Spring chromosome 2A, IWGSC CS RefSeq v2.1, whole genome shotgun sequence DNA contains the following:
- the LOC123191330 gene encoding cysteine-rich receptor-like protein kinase 40, which translates to MDHASVVPSIAYHLLEQMTDGFSEDRELGRGTYGKVYLGLRANGEKIAVKMLHPILGLDDELFEKEYHNLEILQHKNVVRLVGYCNETRREYVPYNGKMVLGEVTHRALCFEYMQNGSLNDYLSDESSGHDWHTRYAIIKGISKGLKYLHEELEPPMFHLDLKPDNVLLDENCVPKIGDFGLSRLIDERTRITTSSVGTIGYLPPEYINHHVISNKLDIFSLGVIIIKIMGNWRNRLHAASVNALESYCIQVKTCIEMALTCVEVDRHKRPTIGNILNKLNETETASQFPDALLKDPGSTKNQESQQTHITEAEEKQEREVSETENCFGEVVDNYKLDKMERYMGKHKTREDRAREAWNLVDEHDKDNEVSRYVKGLKSLYGNGQSTLCHVYNATGDTLYQVANYDWSGHIGGAPYPATIGNGQWAAFHHIHRAGESSGSVAAVVYRGKNKHGQDKDYIVAWSTPCSFWHRNKIDWLPIFHPQIFLKWYATSLFEMCNRTAAHF; encoded by the exons GGATTGCGTGCGAATGGGGAGAAGATTGCTGTGAAGATGCTTCATCCCATTCTAGGACTTGATGATGAGCTATTTGAGAAGGAGTATCACAACCTTGAAATTCTCCAACACAAGAATGTTGTGCGTTTAGTTGGCTATTGCAATGAAACTCGGCGGGAATATGTGCCATACAATGGGAAAATGGTTCTCGGTGAAGTGACACATAGGGCGCTTTGCTTCGAGTATATGCAAAATGGAAGCCTTAATGATTATCTCTCTG ATGAATCTAGTGGACATGATTGGCACACACGCTACGCAATAATAAAAGGAATTTCCAAGGGTTTGAAATACCTTCATGAGGAACTGGAACCTCCGATGTTTCATTTGGACTTAAAACCAGACAATGTATTGCTGGATGAGAACTGCGTGCCTAAAATTGGCGATTTTGGATTGTCAAGGCTAATCGATGAACGAACGCGTATCACTACAAGTTCTGTAGGAACAAT TGGGTACTTACCGCCGGAATATATAAATCATCATGTAATTTCTAATAAATTGGACATATTCAGCTTGGGTGTTATAATCATAAAGATAATGG GAAATTGGAGGAATAGGCTACATGCAGCATCAGTGAATGCACTGGAGTCCTATTGCATACAAGTAAAGACGTGCATTGAAATGGCTTTAACTTGTGTGGAGGTTGACCGACATAAAAGGCCGACTATAGGAAACATCCTTAATAAGCTAAACGAGACAGAAACTGCAAGTCAATTTCCTGATGCGCTACTAAAGGACCCTGGGTCAACAAAGAACCAG GAAAGCCAGCAAACTCACATAacagaagcagaagaaaaacaGGAGAGAGAAGTGAGCGAAACAGAGAATTGCTTTGGTGAAGTAGTCGACAACTACAAGTTGGATAAAATGGAAAGGTACATGGGCAAACACAAGACACGGGAGGATCGAGCGCGAGAGGCATGGAACCTGGTGGACGAGCATGACAAGGACAACGAAGTTTCTAGGTATGTCAAGGGTCTGAAGTCCCTCTACGGCAATGGACAGTCAACGTTGTGCCATGTGTATAATGCGACCGGAGACACCCTCTACCAAGTCGCCAACTACGACTGGTCTGGCCACATCGGCGGGGCTCCATACCCAGCTACGATTGGCAACGGCCAGTGGGCAGCATTTCATCACATCCACCGGGCCGGCGAGTCGTCAGGTTCGGTAGCCGCTGTCGTGTACCGAGGGAAAAATAAACATGGCCAAGATAAGGACTACATAGTTGCCTGGAGTACCCCATGTAGTTTCTGGCACCGCAATAAG ATCGATTGGTTGCCCATCTTCCATCCTCAAATTTTTCTAAAATGGTATGCAACTTCATTGTTTGAAATGTGCAACCGCACAGCTGCACATTTCTAA